One Amorphoplanes digitatis genomic window carries:
- the egtC gene encoding ergothioneine biosynthesis protein EgtC codes for MCRHLAYLGVPVALSDLLFEAPHALVRQSWAPRDMRGGGTINADGFGVGWYPDHGAAPVRYRSAAPMWTDAALPALAAHTSAGCLLAAVRSATVGMPVVETAAAPFAEGDWLFSHNGVVAGWPDSLAALAGRLPVRDLVTLDAPTDAALLWALTRHRLRAGATPAEAVAATVAEVSAAAPGSRLNLLLTDGRQIAASAAGHALSVRADAASVLVSSEPIDPGPAWRAVPDGHLLVATPSTLDITALGRS; via the coding sequence ATGTGCCGCCACCTGGCCTATCTCGGAGTACCGGTAGCCCTGTCGGACCTGCTGTTCGAGGCGCCGCACGCCCTCGTCCGGCAGTCCTGGGCGCCGCGCGACATGCGCGGCGGCGGCACCATCAACGCCGACGGCTTCGGCGTGGGCTGGTACCCGGACCACGGCGCCGCGCCGGTGCGCTACCGCAGCGCGGCTCCGATGTGGACCGACGCCGCGCTGCCGGCGCTGGCCGCGCACACCAGCGCGGGCTGCCTGCTCGCCGCGGTGCGCTCGGCGACGGTCGGCATGCCGGTCGTGGAGACCGCGGCGGCGCCGTTCGCCGAGGGCGACTGGCTGTTCAGCCACAACGGGGTCGTCGCCGGATGGCCCGACTCGCTCGCCGCGCTCGCCGGGCGGCTGCCGGTACGCGACCTGGTCACCCTCGACGCGCCCACCGACGCCGCCCTGCTCTGGGCACTGACCCGGCACCGGCTCCGGGCCGGTGCGACGCCCGCCGAGGCCGTCGCCGCGACCGTGGCGGAGGTCTCCGCGGCCGCGCCCGGCTCACGGCTCAACCTGCTGCTCACCGACGGCCGGCAGATCGCCGCCAGCGCCGCCGGGCACGCCCTGTCCGTTCGGGCGGACGCCGCGTCCGTACTGGTCAGCTCCGAACCCATCGATCCCGGACCGGCCTGGCGAGCCGTGCCGGACGGCCACCTGCTCGTTGCCACGCCATCCACGCTGGACATCACCGCGCTAGGGAGATCATGA